ACTTTGATATGACCTTTATATCTAAAAGAGAAAAAAATATTTTTTTCTCACCCACCTTCAGTTTTTCTGATAACTCCATTTTGTTAGATAAATAATTATTTATTTTCGATTTTGGAATATTGCATAACATAAAAAACATAGGAGTTAAAAAAATTTTTTTAGGTATGTAATTACTAATGGATTTACTCTTAATTTTTTTACATTTAATAAAACCCATGGGTTCTAAAAATTCATTTATCAAACGTGAAGCACGAGTAATAGATTTATTACCAGAATCGGAAAAAGTAGACAATCCACATTCATCTGCTAATTTTTCAATAGAAGCCTCAACTAATTTAGAATTAATATTAAAATAATATAACATCGCAGGTACTATAGCCCTCATAGCACATGCTCGATGTTTATTTAATCGTCTGAATCTAGTTAAAATATTGCCAGTTTTAGGATCTATAGGCAATAAAGTGCTATTTAACTTGCTTCTAGCAACATCTATTTCTGATGCCTTTTTCATTGCATAACAAATAAATGCAGATCTTTTTTTCTCATTTTTAGACGGATTGAAAAATGGTTTTGGATTATATATATAATTTTTTCTAGGCACTAAATACACTTGATTAAAAGGGTAAAATATATTTTTTAAAAGAAGAATTTTGATAAATAATGTATATATTATACTAATCAGATAGTAAATATTTTTTAATATATAACATTAATACAAAAAAATTTCAAATTTTTGTTTTTTCAAATTAATGAAGAGTATGTTTTTTTTTGCTCATTTTATCAATATAAGCCATTCCAAAAGCAGATAAAACAAAAGTCAAATGAATTATAACACATAGCATGATTTTATTATCTAATA
Above is a window of Buchnera aphidicola (Macrosiphum gaurae) DNA encoding:
- the repA gene encoding plasmid replication initiator RepA encodes the protein MPRKNYIYNPKPFFNPSKNEKKRSAFICYAMKKASEIDVARSKLNSTLLPIDPKTGNILTRFRRLNKHRACAMRAIVPAMLYYFNINSKLVEASIEKLADECGLSTFSDSGNKSITRASRLINEFLEPMGFIKCKKIKSKSISNYIPKKIFLTPMFFMLCNIPKSKINNYLSNKMELSEKLKVGEKKIFFSLLDIKVISKLDEGSARKKILNALISYYTASELTKIGPKGLKKKIDIEYKNLCNLHKKKS